The Papaver somniferum cultivar HN1 chromosome 6, ASM357369v1, whole genome shotgun sequence genome segment AACTTCTCTTCTTCGATCATTCCCTACATTTTTGAAACTTATTAATCTTACTTAATTAAAATATATAAAGGGAAAAAAATGTTTGGCTAGCTAGTTTATGTAAAAAAGAATATTGAAACTACTAGTTATGCATAGGTATACCTCTGAAACCATGTCATTGATTGCCAAAGCTAATAGTTCCCAGAAATAGCAGCACTCTATACTTGTCGGGTCTGCATTTCTCCTTCCCAAAAGTGTTACAACCATTTTCCCTCCCTTGACTAATTCCTCGGACCGGCAAGTCAGAAAACTTCGAAAATCACTCTTAAATTGCTTGAAGTATGCTTCTGTTATGGATGGAGGACTAGACttggagatgtaaatgttcccCTTGCTACAGCTCTCAATCCCTAGAGGGACCTGtggaaagaaaaaatgaaacgTGCATCAATTATCTACTCTTAATTAACGATTGGAGACTGTAGAATTACTACTGCTCACCTGAGACAACCATTGGAGACTGTAGGAAGAATGGACAAAGTGAAGAGTGTCCCTAGGGACAAGTCTACCATAAAAAGTGCCAGGCATTCCAGCTGCAAAACACGGTCCGAAACCATCTCCTTTAGTTCTTTTCAGTTCGTCAGTAAATCCTTCCAAGTGCTTGAAAAGGGTGTTAAAGTCGTTTCCAGGAAGATCATTAAGAAACATGACAATCTCGGGTGAAGCACTGTCAAATTCGCGGCATTTGTTGTAAATAATATTTAATAGGTAAGAAATGACCAACAAAGTGTTTGGACCAGAGGAACAGCCTAAATCGGCAATGCCTATACTCTTTCCCATCATCTCAGATGGAGAGAGTGTTGCACTGCAAGCATAGAACTTCGAAAATACATCAAGAGCTGCATCTTCTATCAATGGCTTTGTTACGTATATAGCTCTTTCCTGTACATTCATGGAAAAGACAACAAAAGGCTAAAATAAATTAGATGTCCAAAATAAGCAGTAAAATTTCAAAAGAATGGGGGACAGAACTAGTTAGTAGAGTTAGAACTCCAGAGAGACCTGAACTGATGAGTCGAAAGAGTAACTAGTTTTGCCGGTGCCACCATTCATGCGGAGATTTCGGATGAATCGATCCATATTGctgataaataaactttgtataa includes the following:
- the LOC113288705 gene encoding salicylate carboxymethyltransferase-like, with amino-acid sequence MDRFIRNLRMNGGTGKTSYSFDSSVQERAIYVTKPLIEDAALDVFSKFYACSATLSPSEMMGKSIGIADLGCSSGPNTLLVISYLLNIIYNKCREFDSASPEIVMFLNDLPGNDFNTLFKHLEGFTDELKRTKGDGFGPCFAAGMPGTFYGRLVPRDTLHFVHSSYSLQWLSQVPLGIESCSKGNIYISKSSPPSITEAYFKQFKSDFRSFLTCRSEELVKGGKMVVTLLGRRNADPTSIECCYFWELLALAINDMVSEGMIEEEKLMSFNLPQYMPSNEEVKNEIQCEGSFMINQLEAKFTNIVMSLTKV